The following nucleotide sequence is from Candidatus Dormiibacterota bacterium.
GGTGGACGATGACCGCCTCGCCCTCGCGCACGCTGGTGACGGCACTGCCGATCGCCTCCACCCAGCCGGCGTTCTCGTGGCCGAGGGTGTAGGGCAGCTCGACCTCGACCTTGCGCTGCCAGATGCCCTCGATGATGTGGAGGTCGGTCCGGCACAGCCCGGCGCCGCCGATCCGGACGATCACGTCGTGGGGCCCGCTGAGCTCGGGCGCCGCCACCTCGTCGACCTGGAGTGGCTGGTTGTAGGCGTGGAGCCGGGCCGCCCTCATACCGGGGTCTCCTCGTGTCGGGGGTAGCGGGTGGCGTGGAGGCCTCCGCACAGGCTGCCGTTGGCCTCCATGCACACCCGGGTCATGCGGGCACGGGTGAGATACGAGTCGAGCCGCTCCACCGCGATCGGCTGGCCGTTGGGATGGACGGCGACCGGCGCCTCCGCCGCGGTGGAGATGCCGAGCCGCACCCGCCGCTCCAGGTACGCCCCGGTCTCGGGGTCGGCGGTGTCGAGGTCGCCGACCCGCAGCGCGCACACGTCGCCGTCGGAGCGCCCCTCGGCGAGCAGCCGGTGGAGCAGCACCTCCTGGCGGGCGGTGAAGGCCTTGACCCAGAAGAAGCGCCGCAGCGCCTCGAGCCCGGCGCCGTCGGTGTGCTCGGGAAAGGCCTCGTCGAAGGAGCGCCCGGCGTTGACGCTGGCGGTCACCTCGTCGGCGACGAAGTGGTCGACGAGGCGGACGGTGACCGAGCGCACCCCGGGCACCGCGGCGACGGCGTCGCGGGCGTCCGCCGCCATCAGGTAGGCGAAGTTGGCCGCACACCAGAAGGTGGGCAGGCGCAGCTCCACCAGGGCGCGGCCGGCGTCGTCGACGGCCGCCCGGGCGAATCCGAGCTCGACCACCGACCGGTCGAGCTCGGGGTCGGTGACAGAGTCGAGCGCCCCGGTGACGCTCGCCGTCAGGTCGCTGGCCACCCCCGTGTCCTCACACCGCAGCCGGCGCCGCGGCGGCCAGCTGCAGGTCGGCCGGGACCTCGAGGTCGTAGAGCTTGGCGGCGTTGAGGCCGAGGATCTTGCGCTTGCCCTCGATGGTCAG
It contains:
- a CDS encoding iron-sulfur cluster assembly protein, whose translation is MASDLTASVTGALDSVTDPELDRSVVELGFARAAVDDAGRALVELRLPTFWCAANFAYLMAADARDAVAAVPGVRSVTVRLVDHFVADEVTASVNAGRSFDEAFPEHTDGAGLEALRRFFWVKAFTARQEVLLHRLLAEGRSDGDVCALRVGDLDTADPETGAYLERRVRLGISTAAEAPVAVHPNGQPIAVERLDSYLTRARMTRVCMEANGSLCGGLHATRYPRHEETPV